The Nitrospinota bacterium genome contains the following window.
ATTCTTTGCAGTTACTGCTGTTTTTGAAAGGTCGAATTTAACAGGACCTTTCCCGCTAAGGATCTTTAAAAGGTGGCCGACTTCAGGAGCCAGCTCTTCGTTTAAATGTCTGCTTTCAGTTCTTGGATACGATATTGCTTTATGTTTTTCGTAGAGAGCCTGTGCGGTATCGAGTGTCTCTTTTGCCGAAACTCCGAACCGGATGTTTGCCTCCCTTTGCAGATCCGTAAGTGAGAAGAGGAGCGGGGGACGTTCCGTTTTTGGTTCCATTGAAATGGAAGCGATAGTTCCCGGTTTTCCATCAACGCTGTTGCTGATGGCAATCGCCTGTTTTTCATCGAATATTCTTGAGGATAGTTCCTGTATATCTTCCGATTCATTCTTTTCGTCCTTTTTGCTTTTAACATTCTCAGGTGAAGGTATCCACGATCCTTCGTATATGCCGTTGGCATGTTTGAATTCGGCTTTCACGAGCCAGTAGGGGACAGGTTTGAAATTGCGTATATCAAGTTCGCGGTCCACGATTATTCGCAAGGTAGGCGTTTGTACCCTGCCGAGTGAATACAATTCTCCGAATTTAACAGTGAACGCCCGTGTCGCGTTAATTCCAATAAGCCAGTCAGCCTGCTGACGCAACATTGCGGAGAGGTAGAGCCTGTCGAATTCGCTTGCGCTCCTTAGCGTAGAGAAGCCTTCCATCACGGTCGCAGGCGTCAAAGCTTTAGATGTCCAGAATCGGAATAGAGGCTTTTTGTTTCCTGATAGTTTTAGAATGAGTCGGGCGATAAGTTCCCCTTCGCGTCCAGGATCCGTGCAGATGACGATCTTCCCGGTAGCGGTGGAGTTGATTAACTTCTTAACTGTCTTGAATTGGGAAGCCCCTTTCTTGTTTATCCTGTACTTGAATTCTTCGGGCAGGATAGGGAGCGTTCCAATATCCCATTTAGAAAAACGCTTGTCGTAGAACTCTGCATCTTCCAGCTCTACAAGATGGCCGAACGCCCATGTAACGATATACCCG
Protein-coding sequences here:
- a CDS encoding DNA topoisomerase; amino-acid sequence: MSGKQAAKLILCEKPSQARDIATGLGINFTKRDGYLEGTGYIVTWAFGHLVELEDAEFYDKRFSKWDIGTLPILPEEFKYRINKKGASQFKTVKKLINSTATGKIVICTDPGREGELIARLILKLSGNKKPLFRFWTSKALTPATVMEGFSTLRSASEFDRLYLSAMLRQQADWLIGINATRAFTVKFGELYSLGRVQTPTLRIIVDRELDIRNFKPVPYWLVKAEFKHANGIYEGSWIPSPENVKSKKDEKNESEDIQELSSRIFDEKQAIAISNSVDGKPGTIASISMEPKTERPPLLFSLTDLQREANIRFGVSAKETLDTAQALYEKHKAISYPRTESRHLNEELAPEVGHLLKILSGKGPVKFDLSKTAVTAKNKSVFDSEKLTDHHALIPTLNIPDARRLSDNELNIYSLIVARFLAAFHPPYKYLSTKVITKVEHSYF